Proteins co-encoded in one Brassica oleracea var. oleracea cultivar TO1000 chromosome C4, BOL, whole genome shotgun sequence genomic window:
- the LOC106342266 gene encoding RNA polymerase II C-terminal domain phosphatase-like 3, which translates to MGNDDDLIVLAAGVEDGEIASASGNASIEVRQSTVADGGDVDVGGVTGGGRGGGFDGNSRVWTMRDLMTKYPEYRGYANSGLSNFAWAQAVQNKPLSEGLGKEYETREGGGGDKIVIEDSDDEKEEGELEEGEIDLDSTRDDEMETESLVVLTSVADELEDDRVRKERELETKVKLIRDVLESTSLVQAQIAFEGVCSRLLGALESLRELVSDNDDFPKRDTLMQLSFASLQTINSVFTSMNNMSKELNKDTMSRLVSLVNDHCSRFLSSNQRIEIEAMNQNLRRSAISLSAGASSEENVNRMTQTSNGDLFPAKNLSTEGTRRGAFYARSRLPLLDLHMDHDADSLPSPTRETTPSLPVNGRHMMARPGFPFGKEGQTSEVAKVHHPYESEALKAVSNYQKKFGVNSLFKTDDLPSPTPSGEPNDGNGGTGGEVSSSVVASKKPGTLMTYGQDVPLPSTFSSRSMPVVSSTVPPHPLSIYGMSTPAGATQTVLASDQTVKPSAKSRDPRLRLAKPDGAASVTISPRVVPSAELVNQRKQKATSELFIDGPTWKRKKSDNDAQKATNIGGWLEDTESSGHPKLESKPRLIEAGVTSMKTSVMPTNAVTVTPKVTTATSTEALSSLFKDFAENPTMLNPTMIMNILKMGQKQTVPEKAPQKPMDPRRAAQLPGSSSVPPVVAPPVSIPASNALPANFPQPGAPKDESGSIRMKPRDPRRILLGSTLQRTDSVAEKQSKLNDSSTLKGKTEVLETPSQLVPRQSISLNGTSNMRVSGEPVRGKTPDFTKNLKNVADMSVLSQQVGNPLATTHAADLKTDKDQEESASVSAASVTAAAGPTRSMNSWGDVEHLFEGYDDKQRVAIQKERTRRLEEQKKMFGSKKLSLVLDLDHTLLNSAKFHEVETAHEAMLRKKEEQDRDKPYRHLFRFPHMGMWTKLRPGIWNFLEKASKLYELHLYTMGNKLYATEMAKLLDPEGVLFNGRVISKGDDGDPLDGDERVPKSKDLEGVMGMESSVVIIDDSVRVWPHNKMNLIVVERYTYFPCSRRQFGLLGPSLLEVDFDERPEEGTLASTLAVIERIHKNFFSHTSLDEADVRNILASEQRKILAGCRIVFSRIFPVGEANPQLHPLWQTAEQFGAVCTTQADEHITHVVTNSLGTDKVNWALSRGKFVVHPGWVEASAFLYQRANESNFAIKP; encoded by the exons ATGGGGAACGACGATGATTTGATTGTGTTGGCTGCGGGTGTAGAGGACGGAGAGATCGCTTCTGCGTCGGGTAACGCTTCGATTGAAGTTAGGCAGAGTACGGTGGCTGATGGCGGAGACGTCGATGTTGGCGGTGTGACGGGAGGAGGAAGAGGAGGAGGATTTGACGGCAATTCTAGGGTTTGGACAATGCGTGATTTGATGACGAAGTATCCTGAGTACCGCGGATACGCGAACTCGGGTTTGTCGAATTTCGCTTGGGCGCAAGCTGTGCAGAACAAGCCGCTGAGTGAAGGTTTGGGGAAGGAGTATGAGACGAGAGAGGGTGGTGGTGGTGATAAGATTGTGATTGAAGACAGTGATGATGAGAAAGAGGAAGGAGAGTTGGAGGAAGGGGAGATTGATTTGGACTCTACGAGAGATGATGAGATGGAAACTGAATCTCTTGTTGTCTTGACAAGTGTTGCTGACGAATTGGAAGATGATAGGGTTCGGAAGGAGAGAGAGTTGGAGACCAAAGTGAAACTGATCCGTGATGTGTTGGAGAGTACGTCCTTGGTTCAAGCGCAGAT AGCATTTGAAGGAGTGTGTTCTAGACTTTTGGGGGCTTTGGAGTCTTTGCGAGAGCTTGTTTCTGATAATGATGATTTTCCTAAGAGGGATACTTTAATGCAATTGTCGTTTGCTTCTCTTCAGACCATAAACTCC GTGTTTACCTCCATGAACAATATGTCCAAGGAGCTTAATAAGGATACTATGTCGAG ATTGGTATCTCTGGTAAATGACCATTGTTCCAGGTTTCTCTCATCTAACCAGAGAATTGAG ATAGAGGCCATGAATCAAAACCTAAGACGCTCTGCTATTTCACTTAGCGCTGGAGCCAGTAGTGAGGAGAATGTTAACCGAATGACTCAGACAAGTAATGGTGACTTGTTTCCTGCAAAGAATCTGTCTACAGAAGGTACTCGTAGAGGAGCCTTCTACGCAAGGAGCAGGCTGCCTCTGCTAGACCTTCACATGGACCATGATGCAGACAGCCTTCCATCGCCCACAAGGGAAACAACACCAAGTTTACCCGTAAATGGTCGCCATATGATGGCTAGACCAGGTTTCCCCTTTGGTAAAGAGGGCCAAACGAGTGAAGTTGCCAAAGTCCATCATCCATATGAGAGTGAGGCCCTTAAAGCAGTTTCGAATTACCAGAAAAAATTTGGAGTTAATTCATTATTTAAAACGGATGACCTTCCAAGTCCAACACCGTCAGGAGAACCTAATGACGGCAATGGAGGCACTGGTGGCGAAGTTTCTAGCTCTGTTGTTGCCAGTAAAAAGCCGGGGACTCTCATGACTTATGGGCAAGACGTTCCTCTGCCCTCCACTTTTAGTTCTAGAAGCATGCCTGTTGTATCGAGCACTGTTCCACCACATCCTTTGTCCATTTATGGTATGTCTACACCAGCTGGTGCAACTCAAACAGTTCTTGCATCTGATCAGACAGTGAAACCTTCTGCAAAGAGTCGAGATCCAAGACTACGGCTTGCAAAACCTGATGGTGCCGCCAGTGTAACCATTAGTCCTAGAGTAGTGCCTTCTGCAGAATTGGTGAACCAAAGAAAGCAAAAAGCCACCAGTGAACTTTTTATTGATGGGCCTACATGGAAAAGAAAAAAGAGTGATAATGATGCGCAAAAGGCTACTAATATTGGTGGCTGGCTAGAGGATACAGAATCATCAGGGCACCCAAAACTGGAATCCAAGCCTAGGCTGATTGAGGCCGGAGTAACATCTATGAAAACAAGTGTTATGCCCACGAATGCTGTCACTGTGACTCCAAAAGTAACTACGGCAACTTCAACTGAAGCACTGTCATCTCTTTTTAAGGATTTTGCAGAAAATCCTACAATGCTTAATCCTACAATGATTATGAATATCCTTAAAATGGGACAAAAGCAAACGGTACCTGAAAAAGCTCCTCAGAAGCCAATGGATCCAAGAAGAGCAGCACAACTTCCTGGCTCTTCTTCCGTACCACCAGTGGTAGCTCCACCAGTTAGTATACCTGCATCGAATGCTTTACCTGCTAATTTTCCACAGCCAGGAGCGCCTAAGGACGAATCTGGAAGCATTCGCATGAAACCACGTGATCCTCGCCGAATCCTGCTTGGAAGTACTCTTCAAAGAACAGACTCTGTGGCAGAGAAACAGTCCAAACTAAATGACTCCTCCACTCTGAAGGGTAAGACAGAAGTGTTAGAAACACCTTCCCAGCTCGTTCCACGGCAGAGTATTAGCCTGAATGGTACCAGCAACATGAGAGTTTCTGGTGAACCTGTCAGAGGAAAGACACCTGACTTCACCAAAAATCTGAAAAATGTTGCTGATATGTCTGTCTTATCACAACAAGTTGGCAATCCATTAGCAACTACACATGCAGCAGACCTTAAGACAGACAAAGATCAGGAGGAGAGTGCGTCAGTTTCAGCAGCATCCGTAACGGCTGCAGCTGGTCCCACTCGTTCCATGAACAGTTGGGGAGATGTGGAACACCTGTTTGAAGGATATGATGACAAGCAGAGAGTAGCTATCCAAAAAGAGAGAACTCGAAGGTTAGAGGAACAGAAGAAAATGTTTGGATCAAAAAAGCTCTCTCTTGTCTTAGATTTAGACCACACCCTTCTCAACTCAGCTAAG TTTCATGAGGTTGAAACCGCCCATGAGGCGATGTTGAGGAAGAAGGAAGAACAAGATCGTGACAAACCATATAGACATCTCTTTCGCTTCCCCCACATGGGAATGTGGACTAAACTGAGACCAGGGATTTGGAATTTTTTGGAGAAG GCTAGCAAGCTGTACGAGTTACATCTTTACACTATGGGCAACAAATTGTACGCTACAGAGATGGCCAAACTGCTTGATCCTGAAGGGGTTCTGTTTAATGGGCGAGTCATATCGAAAGGAGATGATGGAGATCCTCTTGATGGAGATGAAAGAGTACCCAAGAGCAAAGATTTAGAAGGAGTTATGGGCATGGAATCGTCTGTTGTGATCATAGACGACTCTGTGCGAGTGTGGCCTCATAACAAAATGAACTTAATAGTTGTTGAAAG ATATACTTATTTTCCTTGCAGTAGACGGCAGTTTGGGCTTCTTGGTCCTTCTCTTCTTGAGGTAGATTTCGATGAGCGACCTGAGGAAGGCACATTGGCATCTACATTAGCG GTTATTGAGAGAATACATAAAAACTTCTTCTCTCACACTTCACTAGACGAAGCAGATGTGAGGAATATTTTAGCTTCCGAGCAACGGAAGATCTTGGCTGGTTGTCGGATTGTGTTTAGTCGGATATTTCCAGTGGGTGAAGCCAACCCGCAGTTGCATCCCTTGTGGCAGACTGCTGAGCAGTTTGGTGCTGTCTGCACAACACAGGCTGATGAACATATCACTCATGTTGTCACAAACTCTCTCGGAACTGACAAG GTGAATTGGGCACTAAGCAGGGGTAAATTTGTTGTTCATCCTGGCTG GGTGGAAGCATCAGCGTTTCTGTACCAGAGAGCAAACGAAAGCAATTTTGCCATCAAACCTTAA